Proteins encoded together in one Porites lutea chromosome 2, jaPorLute2.1, whole genome shotgun sequence window:
- the LOC140925857 gene encoding uncharacterized protein, producing the protein MSVCVTAYVEPAICSPVSNQEIQSAVECYPYLQGLQLACGAVSGTVSVDLLIGADHYWSFFTGGIIRGDPSGPVALETKLGWILSGPAAVPAMTESCTLNLSAIHVLKIASADTSRGQDDLQKLWDLETLGIRDTESSVHDKFSNEIRFTGVRYQVKLPFKDNQPMLSDNYTNASRRLATVVKNLKTQPLESGVVEEVRQDQVLEPGNVHYLPHRGVVRLDRDTTKVRVVYDASSKVFRPSLNDCLHVGPSLNSLLLDILLRFRVHEVAVTAAIEKAFLNIEIDPGHRDLLRFLWVDDVHKESPEIKLLRFTRVVFGVNASPFILNATIRHHVNTCMLHDNALALELLKSLYVDDFVSGAKDVYNAFSFNLSKEIKLCLKSGGFNMRKWNSNSASLLQSLKQDAAVFGDFAINSKECVQEEDESLSKSVFKQG; encoded by the coding sequence ATGAGTGTGTGCGTCACTGCTTACGTTGAACCAGCAATATGCAGTCCAGTATCGAACCAAGAAATTCAAAGTGCAGTAGAATGCTATCCATACCTTCAAGGGCTACAGCTTGCATGTGGAGCTGTTAGTGGAACAGTTAGTGTTGACTTACTAATAGGAGCAGATCACTACTGGTCTTTCTTCACTGGAGGAATAATCAGGGGAGATCCTTCTGGACCTGTAGCTCTTGAGACCAAGTTGGGATGGATACTGTCGGGACCAGCTGCAGTTCCAGCAATGACGGAGTCATGCACCTTGAATCTAAGTGCTATACATGTTTTGAAGATTGCGTCAGCTGACACCAGCCGTGGGCAAGATGATTTGCAGAAATTATGGGACTTGGAGACCTTAGGCATAAGGGACACTGAAAGTTCAGTTCATGACAAGTTTTCTAATGAGATAAGATTCACTGGTGTAAGATACCAAGTCAAGCTACCATTCAAGGACAATCAGCCTATGCTGTCAGATAATTACACAAATGCATCACGAAGGTTGGCAACTGTGGTGAAGAATCTTAAGACCCAACCATTAGAAAGTGGAGTAGTTGAAGAAGTGCGGCAAGATCAAGTCCTAGAACCTGGAAATGTACACTATCTCCCACACAGGGGAGTTGTGAGACTTGACAGAGATACAACAAAGGTGAGAGTTGTATACGATGCCTCATCTAAGGTGTTTAGACCAAGCTTAAATGACTGTCTGCATGTCGGACCTTCATTAAATTCTCTTCTACTGGACATTTTGCTGAGATTTAGAGTTCATGAAGTTGCTGTAACTGCTGCTATTGAGAAGGCATTTTTGAATATTGAGATTGATCCAGGACACAGAGACCTTTTACGATTTCTATGGGTAGATGATGTCCATAAGGAATCACCTGAGATTAAGTTACTTCGCTTCACAAGAGTTGTATTTGGAGTGAATGCTAGCCCCTTCATTCTCAATGCTACTATCAGACACCATGTTAATACATGTATGCTGCATGACAATGCTCTTGCACTTGAGCTTCTGAAGTCTTTGTATGTAGATGACTTCGTTTCTGGGGCCAAGGATGTGTACAatgccttttcttttaatttgtcgaAGGAGATAAAACTCTGTCTCAAATCAGGAGGGTTCAATATGAGGAAGTGGAACAGCAACTCAGCAAGTCTTTTGCAATCCCTGAAACAAGATGCAGCCGTCTTTGGAGACTTTGCTATAAACAGTAAAGAATGTGTTCAAGAGGAAGATGAAAGCCTCTCAAAGTCAGTTTTTAAGCAAGGCTAA
- the LOC140925859 gene encoding uncharacterized protein, with protein MLWNPNQDELIYDLIKVLEGVDVQPATRRLILNTATRLFNPLALICPVALPFKIMFQKLCKAQRDWDELVDTELNQEWLSNLSDLRLAGRVRFKRCYSEGLGGNEVKSLQLHCFADASKKAYGAVVYMRVEYESRVECEIMASKIRVTPLDKQTIPRLELLSNLTASRLVKSVNRALENVVKVNDVVNWTDSMISL; from the coding sequence ATGCTTTGGAACCCTAACCAAGATGAACTGATCTATGACTTGATTAAGGTATTGGAGGGTGTGGACGTTCAGCCAGCCACAAGAAGACTGATTCTCAATACTGCTACGAGACTCTTTAATCCCTTGGCGTTAATATGTCCAGTTGCTCTACCCTTCAAGATTATGTTTCAAAAACTGTGCAAGGCACAAAGGGACTGGGACGAGTTAGTGGATACCGAACTCAATCAAGAGTGGTTGTCAAATTTGTCTGACCTAAGACTAGCTGGAAGAGTGAGGTTTAAAAGGTGTTACTCTGAAGGTCTCGGTGGGAATGAAGTTAAATCGCTCCAACTTCATTGTTTTGCAGATGCGTCTAAAAAGGCTTACGGAGCCGTTGTTTACATGAGAGTAGAATATGAGTCAAGAGTTGAATGTGAGATTATGGCGTCAAAAATCCGAGTAACGCCGTTGGATAAGCAAACTATACCACGTCTAGAACTCTTGTCTAACCTTACTGCGTCAAGATTGGTGAAGAGTGTTAATCGAGCTTTAGAAAACGTTGTGAAAGTTAATGACGTAGTCAATTGGACGGATTCTATGATTTCTTTGTAG